The Cellulomonas shaoxiangyii sequence GCCGTCGACGGCGCGACCGCCACGCTGACCAACGGCCGCATCCGCGTGGTCGCCACCGCGACGAGCGGGAAGGACTGGCAGACCGGTGCCGTCGTGCACGACTGCCGGCTCGCGTTCGAGGACGCCGACGGCCGGCCGCTCTTCTCCGAGGTGCCCTCCGGCGGGGCGCTCAAGGTGCGGGCGCGCACGTACCGGCCGCTGCCCGGCGGTGGCGTGCGGGCCGGGCTCGCGCTGCAGTCACCGGACGGCGAGCACCTGGCGGGGATGGGGCAGTACCAGCAGGACCTGGTCGACCTCAAGGGCTGCACGCTCGAGCTGGCGCACCGCAACTCCCAGGCGAGCGTGCCGTTCGTCCGGTCCAGCGCGGGCTACGGGTTCCTCTGGCACAACCCCGCGGTCGGCCGCGCGACCTTCGCGGCCAACCGCACCGAGTGGACGGCGGAGAGCTGCCGCCAGCTCGACTACTGGGTGACGGCGGGCGAGACGCCGGCCGCGATCAGCAGCCGCTACGCGGAGGCCACCGGGCACGCGCCGATGATGCCCGAGCACGGGCTGGGGTTCTGGCAGTGCAAGCTGCGCTACTCCAGCCAGGAGGAGCTGCTGACCGTCGCGCGCGAGCACGTGCGCCGCGGCCTGCCGCTGGACGTGATCGTCGCCGACTTCTTCCACTGGCCGCACATGGGGGACTTCCGGTTCGAGGACGAGTTCTGGCCGGACCCGGCGGCGATGGTCGCCGAGCTGCGCGAGCTCGACGTCGAGCTGATGGTCTCGGTGTGGCCGCAGGTCTCGCTGGAGTCGGAGAACTTCGCCGAGATGGCCCGGCGCAACCTCCTGGCCCGCACCAACCGCGGCATCGACGTGCAGATGTGGTTCGGCGGCCCGAGCAGGTTCGTGGACGTGACCAACCCGGCCGCGCGCGCATACCTGTGGGACCGGTGCCGGGAGGGCTACGCGCGCCACGGGATCCGGCTGTTCTGGCTCGACGAGGCGGAGCCGGAGTTCGGGGTCTACGACCTCGACGCGTACCGGTACCACGCGGGCCAGGCGCTCGAGGTCGGGAACCTGTACCCGCAGGCGTTCTCGCGCGCGTTCTGGGAGGGCCAGACCGCCGACGGCGAGACCGACGTCGTGAACCTCGTGCGCTGCGCGTGGGCGGGGTCGCAGCGGTACGGCGCCCTGGTGTGGTCGGGCGACATCCACTCCGACTTCCCGACCCTGCGCCGCCAGGTCGTGGCCGGCGTGCACATGGGCGCCGCCGGCATCCCGTGGTTCACGACCGACATCGGCGGGTTCGGCGGCGGCCGCACCGACGACCCCGCGTTCCACGAGCTGCTGGTCCGCTGGTTCCAGGTCGGCACGTTCCTGCCGGTCATGCGCCTGCACGGCGACCGGGCCCCGGCGAGCCCCGTGCGGGCGGCGGACGGCTCCGAGCGCAACCCGACCGGCGCCGGCAACGAGCTGTGGTCGTTCGGGGAGCCCGTGTACGACGTCCTCGAGCGCTACGTCCACCTGCGCGAGGAGCTGCGGGACTACACCCGCGACCTCATGGCCGCCGCGCACACCGACGGACAGCCGGTCATGCGCGGGCTCGCGCACGAGTTCCCGGACGACCGGCACGCGTGGGACGTCGCGGACGAGTACCTGTACGGGCCGTCCCTGCTGGTCGCCCCGGTGCTGGAGGCGGGCGCCACGTCCCGGGCGGTCTGGCTGCCCGCGGGTGCCACGTGGACGTCGCTCGTGACGGGCGAGGTGCACGAGGGCGGCCGCTGGGTCGACGTCGCCGCGCCCCTGGCCACGATCCCCGTCTTCGCCCGCGACGGCGCCCTGACCCACCTGGTGGGGCGCGTCCCGGCGGCCTGACCGCCGCGTGCGGCGCGCCGTCGCTACCGTCGCCCCCATGTCCCGGCACGGCCCGCCACGCAGCGCGGCGCCGTCCCACGTCCGTCGCCGTCCGCCCGCGACCACTCCCCGGAGGATCACCCCATGCAGCAGCTCGACGTGCCGCGCGACCCCGCGTCCGCGGCGGGCGCGGTCCCGCCCGCCCCCGGCCGGCGCACGGCGCGGGTGCGCACCTTCCCGCTCGCGGACGTCCGGCTCCTGCCCGGGCCCTGCAAGGACGCCCAGGACGCCGACGTCCGCTACGTGCTGACGCTCGACCCCGACCGGCTGTGCGCGCCGTACCTGACGGAGGCGGGGCTCCCCGCGCCCGCGCCCGGCTACGGCAACTGGGAGGGCGACGGCATGGGTGGCCACATCGGCGGCCACTACCTCTCCGCCTGCGCCCAGCTGTGGGCGGCCACCGGCGACGAGCGGCTGCGGCAGCGGCTCGAGCACGTGCTCGACGTCCTCGGGCGCTGTCAGGAGGCGCTCGGCACCGGGTACCTGGGCGGCGTGCCCGGGGGGGCGCGGCTCGGGGCGGAGCTCGCGGCCGGTGTCGTCGACGCGGACACCTTCAGCCTCAACGGGCGCTGGGTCCCGCTGTACAACCTCCACAAGACCGTCGCCGGCCTGCTCGACGCGGCGACGTACGCCGGCTCCGGCCGTGCCCTGGCCCTCGCGACGCGGTGGGCCGACTGGTGGCTGTCGGTGAGCCGGGCCATGCCGGACGACGCGTTCGAGGAGATGCTGCACACCGAGTTCGGCGGCATGGCCGACGCGTTCGCGGCGCTCGCGGAGGCCACCGGTCGCGCCGACCTCCTCGCCGAGGCGCAGCGGTTCGCGCACCGCCGGCTGCTGGAGCCGCTCGTGGACGGTCGCGACGAGCTCGACGGCCTGCACGCGAACACGCAGATCGCGAAGGTCGTCGGGTACGCGCGGCTCGCGGCGCTCACGGGCGAGACCGGTTACGCCGACGCCGCGGACACGTTCTGGCGGACGGTCACCCAGGGCCGGACGGTGGCGATCGGCGGCAACAGCGTCCGGGAGCACTTCCACCGCGCGGACGACTTCACGGCCATGGTCACCGAGCGTCAGGGCCCGGAGACGTGCAACACGTACAACATGCTGAAGCTGACCGCGCTGCGCTTCGAGGCCACCGGCGACGCCGCGCTGCTCGACTACTACGAGCGCGCGACCCTCAACCACGTGCTCTCGTCCGAGCACCCGGAGCGCGGCGGGTTCGTGTACTTCACGCCGCTGCGGCCGGGGCACTACCGCGTCTACTCCCAGCCGGCGACGTCGATGTGGTGCTGCGTCGGGTCGGGGATGGAGAACCACGCGACGTACGGCCGGCTCGTGTACTCGCGCGTCGACGGGGACCTCGCGGTGAACCTCTACCTCGGTGCCGCGCTCGACTGGGCGGAGCGCGGGCTGTCGGTGCGGGTCGAGGCGGACCTGCGCCGGTCCGACACGGCCGTCGTGCACGTGCGGGCGGCGGCGCCGGTGGACCTCGGGCTCCGGTTGCGGCGCCCGGGCTGGGCCGACGCGATGGAGGTCGAGGTCGACGGCGAGCCCGCGGACGCCACCGAGGACGACGGGTACCTCGTGGTGCGCCGGACGTGGTCGGGGGAGGCCACCGTGACGGTGCGCTTCACCACCGGCCTCGTCGCCGAGCCGCTGCCCGACGGCTCCCCGTGGGTCGCCTACCGGTGGGGCCCGGTCGTGCTCGCGCACCGCGACGGGCACGACGCGCTGGACGGCCTCCTCGCCGGCGAGGAGCGGATGGGTCACGTCGCCGCCGGTGCGGTGCGCCCGCTCGCGGACACGCCGGTCGTCGTCGCCCAGGGCGACCCCGTCGACGCCGCCGTCCTCCTGCGACGCGACCCGCTGACGGTCGGCCTCACCGTCCGGACCGCGGGCTCCGACGCGCCGGCGACCGTGCACCTGGAGCCGTTCACCGACGTCCACGACGCGCGGTACACCGTCTACTGGCCGGTCGGCACGGACGCGGACGCGCGTCGCGCCGAGCTCGCGGCGCTCGACGCCGCCGAGGCGCCCGAGGCCGTCGTCCTCGACGAGGTCGTCGCCGGGGAGCAGCAGCCCGAGTCCGACCACGGGTTCGCCGGCGAGCACACGCGCGCCCACGCCACCGGGGCGACGCACTCGCGCAGCGCCACCGGCTGGTTCGCGTACACGCTGCGCGACCCGGACGCGGCGGCGTCGGTCCTGCGCCTCACCTGGGTCGAGCCCGACCCCGCGGAGCCGCGCGCCCACGAGGTCCGCATCGGCGGGGCCGTGGCGCGGCCCCAGGCGGCGCTCGTGCAGGACGGCGTCCTGCACGAGGACTTCGCCGTGACCCCCGAGGCGCGCGACGCGCACGGGCAGGTGGCCGTCGCGGTGCACGGGCGGGACGGGCTCGCGACGCCGGAGCTGCTGCGGGTCCGTCTGCTGGGCGCGACCGCCTGACGCGCGCCCGCCGCCGTCTCCTCGGACGGCGGCGGCCACGCGCCGCCGCGCCCGGGCAGCGAGCACCACGTCGACCGCGAGGAACGCCGGCAGCGGGGCGCCGAACACCGGGACGACGTGCGGCGCCGGCCGACGCGCACGCCGTCGCGGCCACGATCACCGTCCGCACCGTCCGCGGCGCCCCGCACCGGGTCCGGTCCACCCGCGCACCGTGACGACGTGGTCCGGGGCTGCGGCAGATCCCGGTGGCGACTGAGACGTCTCGGACGCCACCGGGACGCCCGGCGCGCAGGAGCTCCACCGTCGGCGCACCGGCCCGTATGGCGTCCGTAAGCGACCGCGCGCACGCCGTATGGATTCCGTGAGGACGGGCTGCAGGCCGCTCACCAGGGGGTTCGATCGTCGACGGCGCCCGAGCAGGGCGCTCGGACCCACGGGTCCGTCCACCGCGGAGCGGAGAAGCACAACGTGCTCGACATCGTCTACGTGCTGGGCGTCATCGCCCTGTTCGTGATCGTCGCAGGGATCGGGAAGGCGGTGGAGAGGCTGTGATCGTCGTCGAGCTCGTCGCGGCCGCGCTCGCCGTCGCCGCGGTCGTCTACCTCGTGGTCGCACTCGTGAAGCCGGAGCGGTTCTGATGACGGCGCTCTACGCGGCCCTGAGCCTGGGGGTCGTCGTGGTGGTCCTCGCGGCGCTCCACCGGCCGCTCGGTGACTACATGGCGCACGTCTACACGACGAACGCGGACTGGAAGGTCGAGCGGGGCGTCTACCGCCTGCTCGGCGTGGACCCGCGCTCGGAGCAGACCTGGCCGGTCTACCTGCGCAGCGTGCTCGCGTTCTCGCTCGTGGGCCTGCTGCTGGTCTACCTCCTGCAGCGCACGCAGCAGTGGCTGCCGTACTCGCTGGGCCTCGGCGCGCCCTCGGAGCACCTGTCGTTCAACACCGCCGCGTCGTTCGTGGGGAACACGAACTGGCAGTCGTACTCGCCCGAGCTCACCGTGGGCTACACGGTCCAGCTCGCCGGGCTCGCGGTGCAGAACTTCGCCTCCGCCGCGGTCGGCATGGCCGTGGCCGTCGCGCTGGTCCGCGGGTTCGCCTCCCGCCGGTCCGGCACCATCGGCAACTTCTGGGTCGACCTGCTGCGCGGCACCGTGCGCATCCTGCTGCCCGTCTCGGTGCTCGCGGCGCTCGTCCTGCTGGCCGGTGGCGTCGTGCAGAACTTCGCGGGCTTCACCGACGTGACGACCCTCGCCGGTGGTGCGCAGAGCATCCCCGGTGGTCCGGTCGCGTCGCAGGAGGCCATCAAGCTGCTCGGCACGAACGGCGGCGGCTTCTTCAACGCCAACTCGGCGCACCCGTTCGAGAACCCGACGGCGTGGACCAACGTCCTCGAGATCGTGCTCATGCTCGTCATCCCGTTCGCGCTGCCGCGCACGTTCGGCCGCATGGTCGGGGACGACCGGCAGGGGTACGCGATCCTCGCGACGATGGGCACGCTGTTCGTCGCGTCCTTCGCGGCGCTCACGGCGCTGGAGTCCGCCGGCCGCGGCACGGCGCCGCAGCTCGCCGGTGCCGCCCTGGAGGGCAAGGAGGCGCGGTTCGGGATCGTCGGGTCGACGCTCTTCGCGACGACCAGCACGGGCACGTCCACCGGTGCGGTCAACTCGATGCACGACTCGTACACCGCGCTGGGCGGCCTGCTGCCCATGCTCAACATGATGCTGGGGGAGGTCGCGCCCGGCGGCGTCGGGTCCGGCCTCTACGGGATGCTCGTCCTGGCCGTCATCGCCGTGTTCGTCGCCGGCCTGCTGGTGGGACGCACACCCGAGTACCTGGGCAAGAAGATCGGCCCGCGCGAGATCAAGCTCGCGAGCCTGTACATCCTCGTCACGCCGACGTTGGTCCTCGCGGGCACGGCCCTGAGCTTCGCCGTCCCGGCCCTGCGGGGGAGCGTCGAGTCGACGTCGATCTGGAACCCCGGCGTCCACGGCCTGTCCGAGGTGCTCTACGCGTTCACGTCCGCCGCCAACAACAACGGGTCGGCCTTCGCGGGCCTCACGGCGAACACGCCCTGGCTGAACACGGCGCTCGGCGTCGCGATCCTGCTGGGGCGGTTCGTGCCCGTCGCGCTCGTGCTGGCGCTGGCCGGCTCCCTCGCGCAGCAGGACAAGGTCCCGGCCACGGCCGGCACGCTGCCGACCCACCGCCCGCAGTTCGTCGGGCTCCTCACCGGCGTCGTCCTCGTGCTGACCGCGCTGACCTACTTCCCCGTTCTCGCGCTGGGTCCCCTGGCGGAAGGGCTGATCTGACCATGTCCACTCTGACCGAGACACCCACGACCCCGCCCGTCACGGCGCGGCCCACCCCGTCCGCGACGCCGAGCGGCGCGTTCTCGTGGACGCAGGTGCGCCAGGCGTTCCCCGGTGCGTTCCGCAAGCTCGACCCGCGCCGCATGTGGCGCAACCCCGTCATGTTCCTCGTCTGGGTCGGCGCCGCCCTCACCACGGTGCTCGCCGTCGCCGAGCCCTTCCTGGGCGGCCCCGGCACGTCCGGCGGCACCGAGGTCCCCGCATCGTTCACGGCCGTCATCGCGGCGTTCCTGTGGCTGACCGTCCTGTTCGCCAACCTCGCCGAGTCCGTCGCCGAGGGCCGCGGCAAGGCCCAGGCGGACTCCCTGCGCGCGACCCGGACGGCGACGGCCGCGCACCGGGTCGGCGCGTACGACGCGGACACCGACCCCGGTGCGACCGGCGCGCGCACGGACGAGGTGTCGTCCGCCGACCTGCGGCTCGGGGACGTCGTCGTCGTCACCGCCGGGGAGCTCGTCCCCGGGGACGGCGAGATCGTGTGGGGCATCGCGTCGGTCGACGAGTCCGCCATCACGGGCGAGTCCGCTCCCGTGATCCGCGAGTCCGGGGGTGACCGGTCCGCCGTGACCGGTGGCACGCGCGTGCTCTCCGACCGCGTCGTCGTGCGCATCACGTCGAAGCCGGGGGAGACGTTCGTCGACCGCATGATCAGCCTCGTCGAGGGCGCCAGCCGGCAGAAGACGCCGAACGAGATCGCGCTGAGCATCCTGCTGGCATCGCTGTCGATCGTGTTCGTGGTGGTCGCGCTGACCCTGAACCCGATCGCGTCCTACGCGGCGAGCCCCGTCAGCGTGACGGTCCTCGTGGCGCTGCTGGTCTGCCTGATCCCGACGACCATCGGGGCGCTGCTGTCGGCGATCGGCATCGCCGGCATGGACCGCCTGGTGCAGCGCAACGTGCTGGCCATGTCGGGCCGCGCGGTGGAGGCCGCCGGCGACGTGACCACCCTCCTGCTCGACAAGACCGGCACGATCACCTACGGCAACCGCCGCGCGACGCAGTTCCTGCCGGTGGACGACGTCCCGCAGCACGAGCTCGTGCGCGCCGCCGCCGTCGCCTCGCTGGCCGACCCGACACCGGAGGGCAGCTCGATCGTCGAGCTCGCCCGCACCCTCGGCGTCGACCCCGGCACCAGCGCACCCGGGACGGTCGTGCCCTTCACCGCCCAGACCCGGATGTCCGGGATCGACGAACCGGACGGCACGCAGCTCCGCAAGGGTGCCGGCTCGGCGGTGACGGCGTGGCTCGAGGAGGACGGCCGGCTGCCGAGCAGCGTGGTCGCGCAGGTCGAGGACGCCGTCGAGCACGTCGCCGCGTCGGGCGGCACGCCGCTCGTCGTCGCCGCGAAGACCCCCGGGGCACCGGGCCGCGTGCTCGGCGTCGTCCACCTCAAGGACGTCGTCAAGGAGGGCCTCGCCGAGCGGTTCGCCGAGCTGCGCTCCATGGGCATCCGCACGGTCATGATCACGGGTGACAACCCGCTCACCGCCAAGGCGATCGCCGCCGAGGCGGGGGTCGACGACTTCCTCGCCGAGGCGACGCCGGAGCAGAAGCTCGCCCTGATCCGCAAGGAGCAGGAGGGCGGCAACCTCGTCGCGATGACCGGTGACGGCACGAACGACGCGCCGGCGCTCGCGCAGGCCGACGTCGGCGTCGCCATGAACTCCGGCACCTCCGCCGCCAAGGAGGCGGGGAACATGGTCGACCTCGACTCGGACCCCACCAAGCTCATCGACGTGGTGCGCATCGGCAAGCAGCTGCTCATCACCCGCGGCGCGCTGACGACGTTCTCGATCGCGAACGACATCGCCAAGTACTTCGCCATCATCCCGGCCATGTTCATGGGCGTGTTCCCCGGGCTCGGCGCCCTCAACGTCATGGGCCTGAGCTCGCCGTCGTCCGCCGTCCTGTCGGCGATCGTCTTCAACGCGATCATCATCGTCCTGCTCATCCCGCTCGCGCTGCGCGGCGTGCGGTACCGGCCGCTCGACGCGTCCGCGACCCTCGGCCGCAACCTGCTGATCTACGGCGTCGGCGGGATCGTCGCGCCGTTCGTCGGCATCTGGCTCATCGACCTGGTCGTGCGCCTCATCCCCGGGTACTGACGCCAGGCCCCGGTACCGACCAGTCGGCAAGGAGACATCGCACCATGAGCACCAGCACACGCAGCACCGGACGCGTCCTGTGGGTCGCCACCCGCGCCATGATCCTGTTCACCCTCGTCCTCGGGGTGGGGTACACCCTGCTCGTCACCGGCATCGGGCAGCTCGTGCTCCCCGCGCAGGCCGACGGCTCGCTCGTCCGGGACGGCGACGGGCAGGTCGTCGGCTCCGCGCTGATCGGCCAGCCCTTCACCGACGCTGACGGTGCCCCGCTGCCCGAGTACTTCCAGCCCCGGCCCTCCGCCGCCGGCGACGGGTACGACGGGGGCGCGTCGTCGGGCTCGAACCTCGGGCCCGAGAACGAGGACCTCGTCGCCGCGATCGAGGAGCGGCGCGACCAGGTCGCCCAGCTCGAGGGCGTCGACGTCGACGACGTCCCGGCGGACGCGGTGACGGCGTCGGCCTCGGGTCTCGACCCGCACGTCAGCCCCGCGTACGCGGCCCTCCAGGTCGAGCGCGTCGCCGACGCGCGCGGGATGAGCGCCGGTGACGTCGAGGCGCTCGTCGCGCGGCACACTGAGGCCCGGGCCCTCGGCTTCCTCGGTGAGCCCGTCGTCCACGTGCTCGAGCTCAACATCGCCCTCGACCAGATGCAGAGGTGACCATGGGTCGCGGCCGGCTCCGCGTGCTCCTCGGCGCGGCACCGGGCGTGGGGAAGACCTACGCCATGCTCGAGGAGGGCCGGCGCCTGCGCGACGAGGGCAAGGACGTCGTGGTCGCGGTCGTGGAGACCCACGGCCGCGCCGCGACGGCCGCCCTGCTCGACGGGCTCGAGGTCGTGCCGCGCCGGACCGTCGAGCACCGAGGCGTCACGCTCACGGACCTCGACCTGCCCGCGGTGCTCCTGCGTCGTCCTGACCTCGCGCTGGTCGACGAGCTCGCGCACAGCAACGCGCCGGGCCTCGAGCACGAGAAGCGGTGGCAGGACGTGGACGCCCTGCTGGACGCCGGCATCGACGTGGTCTCGACGGTCAACATCCAGCACATCGAGTCGTTGAACGACGTCGTGGAGAAGATCACCGGTGTGGTCCAGCGCGAGACGATCCCCGACGGGGTGCTGCGCGCCGCGGACCAGATCGAGGTCGTCGACCTGGCCCCGCAGGCGCTGCGCGACCGCCTCTCCGGCGGCTACGTCTACCCCGCCGAGCGCATCGACGCGGCGCTGTCGAACTACTTCCGCCTGGGCAACCTCACCGCGCTGCGCGAGCTCGCGCTGCTGTGGCTCGCCGACGAGGTCGACGCCGCGCTGCGGCTCTACCGGACCGAGCACGGCATCGACAGCACGTGGGAGGCCCGGGAGCGCGTCGTGGTGACGCTGACCGGCGGCCCCGAGGGGGAGACCCTCATCCGCCGCGGCGCCCGGATCGCGGCCAGGTCCGCGGGCGGGCAGCTGCTCGCGCTGCACGTCGCGAGCCAGGACGGGCTGCGCGGGGCGACCCCCGGTGCGCTCGCCCGCCAGCGTGCGCTCGTGGAGCAGCTCGGCGGCACGTTCCACCAGGTCGTCGGGGACGACGTCCCGCGTGCGCTCGTCGACTTCGCGCGCGGCGTCAACGCGACGCAGCTCGTGATCGGCGTCTCCCGCCGGGGGCGCCTGGCCGCGGCGCTGAGCGGCCCCGGCATCGGTGCGACGGTGACGCGCGAGGCCGGCAACATCGACGTGCACATCGTCAACCACTCCGCGGCCGGTGGCGGGTTCGCCCTGCCTCCCGTCGGCGGCGCGCTGACCGTCCGGCGCCAGGTGGTCGGCTTCCTGCTCGCGCTCGTGGTCGGCCCCCTCCTGACCTGGCTCCTCGTCGCGTCCCGCGGCGAGGAGACGATCATCAGCGACGTCCTGGCCTACCAGCTGCTGGTCGTGGTCGTCGCCCTCGTCGGCGGTGTGTGGCCGGCCGTGTACGCCGCCGTGCTGTCCGGCCTCACCATCGACTTCTTCTTCATCGAGCCGTTCCACACGGTCACCGTCGCCGAGCCCTTCCACCTGCTCGCCCTCGTCCTCTACGTCGTGATCGCGTGCCTCGTGAGCTTCGTGGTCGACCGCGCCGCGCGCACCACGCGCGCGGCGCGCCGCTCGGCCGCCGAGTCCGAGGTGCTCGCGACCGTGGCGGGCAGCGTGATGCGGGGTCAGGACGCCGTGCAGGCCCTGGTCGACACCGCGTACCGCGCCTTCGGCACGGACGGTGCCCGCCTGGTCGCCGCCGGTGACGTGCTCGCCGCGCACGGCGACACCGGCGGTGCGCCGTCGACCACGATCGCCGTGGGCGACGACGCCCGGCTCGAGCTCTTCGGACCCGACCTGCCCGCCTCCGAGCGGCGCCTGCTGCAGGTCATCGCCGCGCAGCTGGAGGCGGCGCTCGAGCACACGGACCTCGCGCAGGTCGCGAGCGAGGTCGACCAGCTCGCGGCCCTCGACCGGGTCCGCAGCGCGCTGCTGTCCGCCCTCAGCCACGACCTGCGCCGTCCGCTCACGGCCGCGACGGCCGCGGTCAGCGGGCTGCGGTCGACCGCCGGGCACGACGGGCTCTCCGCCGAGGACCGCAGCGAGCTGCTGCGGACGGCCGACGAGAGCCTGACCTCCCTGGCCGGGCTGCTGACCGACCTGCTCGACGTGAGCCGGCTCGAGGCGGGCGTGCTCGCGGTGGCGCGCACACCGGTCGAGGCGGTCGACGCGATCCTGCCGGCGCTCGACGAGCTCGCCCTCGGCCCCGACCGCGTCGAGCTGGACCTGGACCTGGACGTGCCCGCGGTGCTGGCCGACCCGGTGCTCCTCGAGCGCGTCGTCGTCAACCTGCTCGCCAACGCCCACCGGCACGCGCCGCCGGGCACACGCGTGCGCCTGACGACCAGCGCGCTCGGCGCGAGCGTGGAGATCCGGGTCGTCGACCACGGTCCCGGGATCCCGACGGAACGACGGGAGGACGTCTTCGTGCCGTTCCAGCGCCTCGGCGACACCGACAACACCACCGGCCTCGGGCTGGGGCTCGCGCTGTCCAAGGGCTTCGTCGAGGGCATGGGCGGGCGCCTCACGCCCGAGGACACACCGGGCGGCGGTCTCACGATGGTCGTCTCGCTCCCCGCGGTGGCGTCCGGACCTGCTGCCGTGGCGGACGCCGCGTCGGAGGTGGCGGGGTGAGGATCCTCATCGCCGACGACGACCCGCAGATCCTGCGGGCCCTGCGCATCACGCTCACGGCACAGCGCTACGAGATCGTCACCGCCACCTCGGGGGCCCAGGCGATCGCGCGCGCGATCGACCAGCGCCCGGACCTGTTCATGCTCGACCTCGGCATGCCCGAGCTGGACGGCATCGACGTGATCCACGCCGTGCGCGGCTGGTCCGACGCGCCGATCCTCGTCGTCTCCGGACGCACCGGCGCGTC is a genomic window containing:
- a CDS encoding glycoside hydrolase family 31 protein — protein: MTHPFDVHAATLVWRGDGETLVVEPWGRDSVRVRSALGDVVDADWALLVPDPEAHVGATLAVDGATATLTNGRIRVVATATSGKDWQTGAVVHDCRLAFEDADGRPLFSEVPSGGALKVRARTYRPLPGGGVRAGLALQSPDGEHLAGMGQYQQDLVDLKGCTLELAHRNSQASVPFVRSSAGYGFLWHNPAVGRATFAANRTEWTAESCRQLDYWVTAGETPAAISSRYAEATGHAPMMPEHGLGFWQCKLRYSSQEELLTVAREHVRRGLPLDVIVADFFHWPHMGDFRFEDEFWPDPAAMVAELRELDVELMVSVWPQVSLESENFAEMARRNLLARTNRGIDVQMWFGGPSRFVDVTNPAARAYLWDRCREGYARHGIRLFWLDEAEPEFGVYDLDAYRYHAGQALEVGNLYPQAFSRAFWEGQTADGETDVVNLVRCAWAGSQRYGALVWSGDIHSDFPTLRRQVVAGVHMGAAGIPWFTTDIGGFGGGRTDDPAFHELLVRWFQVGTFLPVMRLHGDRAPASPVRAADGSERNPTGAGNELWSFGEPVYDVLERYVHLREELRDYTRDLMAAAHTDGQPVMRGLAHEFPDDRHAWDVADEYLYGPSLLVAPVLEAGATSRAVWLPAGATWTSLVTGEVHEGGRWVDVAAPLATIPVFARDGALTHLVGRVPAA
- a CDS encoding beta-L-arabinofuranosidase domain-containing protein: MQQLDVPRDPASAAGAVPPAPGRRTARVRTFPLADVRLLPGPCKDAQDADVRYVLTLDPDRLCAPYLTEAGLPAPAPGYGNWEGDGMGGHIGGHYLSACAQLWAATGDERLRQRLEHVLDVLGRCQEALGTGYLGGVPGGARLGAELAAGVVDADTFSLNGRWVPLYNLHKTVAGLLDAATYAGSGRALALATRWADWWLSVSRAMPDDAFEEMLHTEFGGMADAFAALAEATGRADLLAEAQRFAHRRLLEPLVDGRDELDGLHANTQIAKVVGYARLAALTGETGYADAADTFWRTVTQGRTVAIGGNSVREHFHRADDFTAMVTERQGPETCNTYNMLKLTALRFEATGDAALLDYYERATLNHVLSSEHPERGGFVYFTPLRPGHYRVYSQPATSMWCCVGSGMENHATYGRLVYSRVDGDLAVNLYLGAALDWAERGLSVRVEADLRRSDTAVVHVRAAAPVDLGLRLRRPGWADAMEVEVDGEPADATEDDGYLVVRRTWSGEATVTVRFTTGLVAEPLPDGSPWVAYRWGPVVLAHRDGHDALDGLLAGEERMGHVAAGAVRPLADTPVVVAQGDPVDAAVLLRRDPLTVGLTVRTAGSDAPATVHLEPFTDVHDARYTVYWPVGTDADARRAELAALDAAEAPEAVVLDEVVAGEQQPESDHGFAGEHTRAHATGATHSRSATGWFAYTLRDPDAAASVLRLTWVEPDPAEPRAHEVRIGGAVARPQAALVQDGVLHEDFAVTPEARDAHGQVAVAVHGRDGLATPELLRVRLLGATA
- a CDS encoding potassium-transporting ATPase subunit F is translated as MIVVELVAAALAVAAVVYLVVALVKPERF
- the kdpA gene encoding potassium-transporting ATPase subunit KdpA, with the translated sequence MTALYAALSLGVVVVVLAALHRPLGDYMAHVYTTNADWKVERGVYRLLGVDPRSEQTWPVYLRSVLAFSLVGLLLVYLLQRTQQWLPYSLGLGAPSEHLSFNTAASFVGNTNWQSYSPELTVGYTVQLAGLAVQNFASAAVGMAVAVALVRGFASRRSGTIGNFWVDLLRGTVRILLPVSVLAALVLLAGGVVQNFAGFTDVTTLAGGAQSIPGGPVASQEAIKLLGTNGGGFFNANSAHPFENPTAWTNVLEIVLMLVIPFALPRTFGRMVGDDRQGYAILATMGTLFVASFAALTALESAGRGTAPQLAGAALEGKEARFGIVGSTLFATTSTGTSTGAVNSMHDSYTALGGLLPMLNMMLGEVAPGGVGSGLYGMLVLAVIAVFVAGLLVGRTPEYLGKKIGPREIKLASLYILVTPTLVLAGTALSFAVPALRGSVESTSIWNPGVHGLSEVLYAFTSAANNNGSAFAGLTANTPWLNTALGVAILLGRFVPVALVLALAGSLAQQDKVPATAGTLPTHRPQFVGLLTGVVLVLTALTYFPVLALGPLAEGLI
- the kdpB gene encoding potassium-transporting ATPase subunit KdpB — translated: MSTLTETPTTPPVTARPTPSATPSGAFSWTQVRQAFPGAFRKLDPRRMWRNPVMFLVWVGAALTTVLAVAEPFLGGPGTSGGTEVPASFTAVIAAFLWLTVLFANLAESVAEGRGKAQADSLRATRTATAAHRVGAYDADTDPGATGARTDEVSSADLRLGDVVVVTAGELVPGDGEIVWGIASVDESAITGESAPVIRESGGDRSAVTGGTRVLSDRVVVRITSKPGETFVDRMISLVEGASRQKTPNEIALSILLASLSIVFVVVALTLNPIASYAASPVSVTVLVALLVCLIPTTIGALLSAIGIAGMDRLVQRNVLAMSGRAVEAAGDVTTLLLDKTGTITYGNRRATQFLPVDDVPQHELVRAAAVASLADPTPEGSSIVELARTLGVDPGTSAPGTVVPFTAQTRMSGIDEPDGTQLRKGAGSAVTAWLEEDGRLPSSVVAQVEDAVEHVAASGGTPLVVAAKTPGAPGRVLGVVHLKDVVKEGLAERFAELRSMGIRTVMITGDNPLTAKAIAAEAGVDDFLAEATPEQKLALIRKEQEGGNLVAMTGDGTNDAPALAQADVGVAMNSGTSAAKEAGNMVDLDSDPTKLIDVVRIGKQLLITRGALTTFSIANDIAKYFAIIPAMFMGVFPGLGALNVMGLSSPSSAVLSAIVFNAIIIVLLIPLALRGVRYRPLDASATLGRNLLIYGVGGIVAPFVGIWLIDLVVRLIPGY
- the kdpC gene encoding K(+)-transporting ATPase subunit C, which encodes MSTSTRSTGRVLWVATRAMILFTLVLGVGYTLLVTGIGQLVLPAQADGSLVRDGDGQVVGSALIGQPFTDADGAPLPEYFQPRPSAAGDGYDGGASSGSNLGPENEDLVAAIEERRDQVAQLEGVDVDDVPADAVTASASGLDPHVSPAYAALQVERVADARGMSAGDVEALVARHTEARALGFLGEPVVHVLELNIALDQMQR